One bacterium genomic window carries:
- a CDS encoding NAD(P)/FAD-dependent oxidoreductase, producing MARRRDRVPMDLAAMPPSFRRDVIAGAVSGLAGGLMLGLAWQGQGMPSTPDGPIRWTAVGTLLAYLLSAAVGGAAFGALFRYQPESPAFCTSGGLLFGLLWWIVGPLTLGALWTGHAPTWSARDAGAAFPSLVGYLLYGGVLGGAFYTLAGLHSRLHPPTDPPPLPSAGPCRHVVILGGGFGGVSAAQRLEQSLNRNREIKVTLVSQSNYLLFTPMLAEVAGGELEPQHIGVPLRAALPRTTLRRAEVEAIDTEDRIVRIRETPTAAPDSLRYDHLVLALGSIPHYHGIPSLEAYSFPLKTLEDGVRLRNHVIAMLESANAEPHEESRRGRLTVVVAGGGFAGTEVIAELFDFVHSVGGFYQQVHPQEPHFVLVHSGERLLPELSPRLAEYALRKLLARGIEVLFNTRVTGATASCVRLSDGRRLPTRTLVWTAGNHPHPLLKTLPCERNRAGAVVDEATLQVKGHANVWAVGDCAQIPDLSNRGEPCPPTAQHAVRQGAAAAENVAASLTGQPARPFRFRTLGVLMGLGHHSAVAEWRGKKFSGPLAWFMWRTVYLSKLPGVEKKIRVALDWTIDLFFPRDIVLTAGPQSTIPPRTLPGTDEAKENHGIRAVDGVAEHAR from the coding sequence ATGGCGCGGCGCCGAGATCGCGTCCCAATGGACCTTGCCGCGATGCCGCCTTCATTCCGCCGCGATGTCATCGCAGGAGCGGTCTCGGGGCTCGCCGGTGGTCTGATGCTCGGCTTGGCGTGGCAGGGGCAGGGGATGCCGTCCACACCGGACGGCCCGATCAGGTGGACCGCGGTCGGCACGCTGCTGGCTTACCTTCTGAGCGCCGCAGTGGGCGGCGCCGCCTTTGGTGCCCTCTTTCGCTATCAGCCTGAGAGCCCTGCGTTCTGCACGAGCGGTGGCCTGCTGTTTGGGCTTCTCTGGTGGATCGTCGGGCCTTTAACGCTGGGGGCCTTGTGGACGGGCCACGCACCAACTTGGTCCGCGCGTGACGCCGGCGCCGCCTTTCCCAGCCTTGTGGGATATTTGCTGTACGGCGGAGTCCTGGGCGGCGCCTTCTACACCCTTGCGGGTCTTCACTCGCGCCTCCACCCACCGACCGACCCCCCTCCTCTCCCAAGCGCTGGCCCCTGCAGGCACGTGGTCATCCTCGGAGGCGGGTTCGGCGGCGTCAGTGCGGCGCAGCGCCTCGAACAGTCGCTCAACCGCAACAGGGAGATCAAGGTGACGCTCGTGAGCCAGAGCAACTATCTGCTCTTTACCCCGATGCTCGCCGAGGTCGCGGGCGGCGAATTGGAGCCCCAACATATTGGCGTTCCCCTGCGCGCCGCCCTGCCCCGCACGACCCTCCGGCGGGCCGAAGTGGAAGCGATCGACACCGAGGATCGAATCGTCCGGATCCGCGAAACGCCGACCGCGGCGCCTGACTCGTTGCGGTACGATCACCTCGTGCTCGCTCTCGGCTCCATCCCACATTATCACGGGATCCCTAGTCTCGAGGCCTACTCGTTCCCTCTCAAGACACTGGAAGATGGCGTGCGCCTGCGCAATCACGTGATTGCCATGCTGGAGAGCGCCAACGCAGAACCGCATGAGGAATCGCGACGCGGTCGGCTGACAGTCGTTGTAGCCGGCGGAGGCTTCGCGGGGACGGAGGTGATCGCAGAACTATTCGATTTCGTGCACAGCGTCGGAGGCTTCTACCAACAAGTTCACCCACAGGAACCGCACTTCGTCCTCGTGCATTCGGGTGAGCGTCTCTTGCCCGAACTGAGCCCCCGGCTCGCCGAGTACGCCCTACGCAAGCTTCTGGCCCGGGGGATCGAGGTACTGTTCAATACCCGAGTGACGGGAGCGACCGCAAGCTGCGTGCGGTTGAGCGACGGCCGGCGCTTGCCGACACGCACCCTGGTATGGACGGCGGGAAATCACCCTCACCCGCTGTTGAAGACTCTGCCGTGTGAGCGAAATCGGGCGGGCGCCGTAGTCGATGAGGCGACACTGCAGGTCAAGGGGCATGCGAATGTGTGGGCGGTGGGCGACTGCGCCCAGATTCCGGACCTCAGTAACAGGGGCGAGCCGTGTCCACCCACGGCTCAGCATGCCGTCCGCCAGGGTGCCGCGGCCGCGGAGAACGTGGCCGCGAGCTTGACAGGCCAACCCGCGAGGCCGTTTCGGTTTCGGACCCTTGGGGTACTCATGGGTCTCGGACATCACTCGGCGGTGGCCGAATGGCGTGGAAAGAAGTTCTCGGGTCCCCTGGCCTGGTTTATGTGGCGTACCGTCTATCTCAGCAAGCTCCCAGGTGTGGAGAAGAAGATCCGGGTGGCTCTTGACTGGACGATTGACCTCTTTTTCCCCCGCGATATTGTCTTAACCGCAGGCCCTCAATCTACAATTCCGCCTCGAACGCTCCCAGGTACGGACGAGGCGAAGGAAAACCACGGGATCCGGGCAGTCGATGGCGTTGCGGAGCATGCCAGATGA